In Mus musculus strain C57BL/6J chromosome 9, GRCm38.p6 C57BL/6J, one genomic interval encodes:
- the Pafah1b2 gene encoding platelet-activating factor acetylhydrolase IB subunit beta isoform X2 produces MCRMSQGDSNPAAIPHAAEDIQGDDRWMSQHNRFVLDCKDKEPDVLFVGDSMVQLMQQYEIWRELFSPLHALNFGIGGDTTRHVLWRLKNGELENIKPKVIVVWVGTNNHENTAEEVAGGIEAIVQLINTRQPQAKIIVLGLLPRGEKPNPLRQKNAKVNQLLKVSLPKLANVQLLDIDGGFVHSDGAISCHDMFDFLHLTGGGYAKICKPLHELIMQLLEETPEEKQTTIA; encoded by the exons AT GTGTAGAATGAGCCAAGGAGACTCGAACCCAGCAGCTATTCCACATGCCGCAGAAGATATTCAAGGAGATGACAGGTGGATGTCTCAG CATAATAGGTTTGTTCTGGACTGTAAAGACAAAGAACCAGATGTGCTGTTTGTGGGGGACTCCATGGTACAGCTAATGCAGCAGTACGAG atatggCGGGAGCTGTTTTCCCCACTTCATGCTCTTAATTTTGGAATTGGGGGAGATACAACACGACATGTTTTATGGCGACTAAAGAATGGAGAGCTGGAGAACATTAAGCCTAAG GTCATTGTTGTCTGGGTAGGGACAAACAACCACGAAAATACAGCAGAAGAAGTAGCAGGTGGGATTGAGGCTATTGTACAACTTATAAACACGCGGCAGCCACAGGCCAAGATCATTGTGCTG GGTCTGTTACCTCGAGGTGAGAAGCCCAACCCTTTAAGACAAAAGAATGCCAAGGTGAACCAGCTTCTCAAGGTTTCCCTGCCGAAGCTTGCCAATGTGCAGCTCCTTGATATAGACGGGGGCTTCGTGCACTCGGACGGTGCCATCTCCTGCCACGACATGTTTGATTTTCTTCATCTCACAGGAGGGGGCTATGCAAAGATCTGCAAACCCCTCCATGAACTGATCATGCAGTTGCTGGAGGAAACACCGGAGGAGAAGCAGACCACCATTGCTTGA
- the Pafah1b2 gene encoding platelet-activating factor acetylhydrolase IB subunit beta isoform a (isoform a is encoded by transcript variant 1), with the protein MYSPKLDGFLRCRMSQGDSNPAAIPHAAEDIQGDDRWMSQHNRFVLDCKDKEPDVLFVGDSMVQLMQQYEIWRELFSPLHALNFGIGGDTTRHVLWRLKNGELENIKPKVIVVWVGTNNHENTAEEVAGGIEAIVQLINTRQPQAKIIVLGLLPRGEKPNPLRQKNAKVNQLLKVSLPKLANVQLLDIDGGFVHSDGAISCHDMFDFLHLTGGGYAKICKPLHELIMQLLEETPEEKQTTIA; encoded by the exons ATGTACTCCCCTAAACTGGATGGATTTCTAAG GTGTAGAATGAGCCAAGGAGACTCGAACCCAGCAGCTATTCCACATGCCGCAGAAGATATTCAAGGAGATGACAGGTGGATGTCTCAG CATAATAGGTTTGTTCTGGACTGTAAAGACAAAGAACCAGATGTGCTGTTTGTGGGGGACTCCATGGTACAGCTAATGCAGCAGTACGAG atatggCGGGAGCTGTTTTCCCCACTTCATGCTCTTAATTTTGGAATTGGGGGAGATACAACACGACATGTTTTATGGCGACTAAAGAATGGAGAGCTGGAGAACATTAAGCCTAAG GTCATTGTTGTCTGGGTAGGGACAAACAACCACGAAAATACAGCAGAAGAAGTAGCAGGTGGGATTGAGGCTATTGTACAACTTATAAACACGCGGCAGCCACAGGCCAAGATCATTGTGCTG GGTCTGTTACCTCGAGGTGAGAAGCCCAACCCTTTAAGACAAAAGAATGCCAAGGTGAACCAGCTTCTCAAGGTTTCCCTGCCGAAGCTTGCCAATGTGCAGCTCCTTGATATAGACGGGGGCTTCGTGCACTCGGACGGTGCCATCTCCTGCCACGACATGTTTGATTTTCTTCATCTCACAGGAGGGGGCTATGCAAAGATCTGCAAACCCCTCCATGAACTGATCATGCAGTTGCTGGAGGAAACACCGGAGGAGAAGCAGACCACCATTGCTTGA
- the Pafah1b2 gene encoding platelet-activating factor acetylhydrolase IB subunit beta isoform X1, with amino-acid sequence MGQRKRCRMSQGDSNPAAIPHAAEDIQGDDRWMSQHNRFVLDCKDKEPDVLFVGDSMVQLMQQYEIWRELFSPLHALNFGIGGDTTRHVLWRLKNGELENIKPKVIVVWVGTNNHENTAEEVAGGIEAIVQLINTRQPQAKIIVLGLLPRGEKPNPLRQKNAKVNQLLKVSLPKLANVQLLDIDGGFVHSDGAISCHDMFDFLHLTGGGYAKICKPLHELIMQLLEETPEEKQTTIA; translated from the exons ATGGGCCAGAGGAAAAG GTGTAGAATGAGCCAAGGAGACTCGAACCCAGCAGCTATTCCACATGCCGCAGAAGATATTCAAGGAGATGACAGGTGGATGTCTCAG CATAATAGGTTTGTTCTGGACTGTAAAGACAAAGAACCAGATGTGCTGTTTGTGGGGGACTCCATGGTACAGCTAATGCAGCAGTACGAG atatggCGGGAGCTGTTTTCCCCACTTCATGCTCTTAATTTTGGAATTGGGGGAGATACAACACGACATGTTTTATGGCGACTAAAGAATGGAGAGCTGGAGAACATTAAGCCTAAG GTCATTGTTGTCTGGGTAGGGACAAACAACCACGAAAATACAGCAGAAGAAGTAGCAGGTGGGATTGAGGCTATTGTACAACTTATAAACACGCGGCAGCCACAGGCCAAGATCATTGTGCTG GGTCTGTTACCTCGAGGTGAGAAGCCCAACCCTTTAAGACAAAAGAATGCCAAGGTGAACCAGCTTCTCAAGGTTTCCCTGCCGAAGCTTGCCAATGTGCAGCTCCTTGATATAGACGGGGGCTTCGTGCACTCGGACGGTGCCATCTCCTGCCACGACATGTTTGATTTTCTTCATCTCACAGGAGGGGGCTATGCAAAGATCTGCAAACCCCTCCATGAACTGATCATGCAGTTGCTGGAGGAAACACCGGAGGAGAAGCAGACCACCATTGCTTGA
- the Pafah1b2 gene encoding platelet-activating factor acetylhydrolase IB subunit beta isoform d (isoform d is encoded by transcript variant 7), translating into MSQGDSNPAAIPHAAEDIQGDDRWMSQHNRFVLDCKDKEPDVLFVGDSMVQLMQQYEIWRELFSPLHALNFGIGGDTTRHVLWRLKNGELENIKPKVIVVWVGTNNHENTAEEVAGGIEAIVQLINTRQPQAKIIVLGLLPRGEKPNPLRQKNAKVNQLLKVSLPKLANVQLLDIDGGFVHSDGAISCHDMFDFLHLTGGGYAKICKPLHELIMQLLEETPEEKQTTIA; encoded by the exons ATGAGCCAAGGAGACTCGAACCCAGCAGCTATTCCACATGCCGCAGAAGATATTCAAGGAGATGACAGGTGGATGTCTCAG CATAATAGGTTTGTTCTGGACTGTAAAGACAAAGAACCAGATGTGCTGTTTGTGGGGGACTCCATGGTACAGCTAATGCAGCAGTACGAG atatggCGGGAGCTGTTTTCCCCACTTCATGCTCTTAATTTTGGAATTGGGGGAGATACAACACGACATGTTTTATGGCGACTAAAGAATGGAGAGCTGGAGAACATTAAGCCTAAG GTCATTGTTGTCTGGGTAGGGACAAACAACCACGAAAATACAGCAGAAGAAGTAGCAGGTGGGATTGAGGCTATTGTACAACTTATAAACACGCGGCAGCCACAGGCCAAGATCATTGTGCTG GGTCTGTTACCTCGAGGTGAGAAGCCCAACCCTTTAAGACAAAAGAATGCCAAGGTGAACCAGCTTCTCAAGGTTTCCCTGCCGAAGCTTGCCAATGTGCAGCTCCTTGATATAGACGGGGGCTTCGTGCACTCGGACGGTGCCATCTCCTGCCACGACATGTTTGATTTTCTTCATCTCACAGGAGGGGGCTATGCAAAGATCTGCAAACCCCTCCATGAACTGATCATGCAGTTGCTGGAGGAAACACCGGAGGAGAAGCAGACCACCATTGCTTGA
- the Pafah1b2 gene encoding platelet-activating factor acetylhydrolase IB subunit beta isoform e (isoform e is encoded by transcript variant 9): MSQGDSNPAAIPHAAEDIQGDDRWMSQHNRFVLDCKDKEPDVLFVGDSMVQLMQQYEVIVVWVGTNNHENTAEEVAGGIEAIVQLINTRQPQAKIIVLGLLPRGEKPNPLRQKNAKVNQLLKVSLPKLANVQLLDIDGGFVHSDGAISCHDMFDFLHLTGGGYAKICKPLHELIMQLLEETPEEKQTTIA; this comes from the exons ATGAGCCAAGGAGACTCGAACCCAGCAGCTATTCCACATGCCGCAGAAGATATTCAAGGAGATGACAGGTGGATGTCTCAG CATAATAGGTTTGTTCTGGACTGTAAAGACAAAGAACCAGATGTGCTGTTTGTGGGGGACTCCATGGTACAGCTAATGCAGCAGTACGAG GTCATTGTTGTCTGGGTAGGGACAAACAACCACGAAAATACAGCAGAAGAAGTAGCAGGTGGGATTGAGGCTATTGTACAACTTATAAACACGCGGCAGCCACAGGCCAAGATCATTGTGCTG GGTCTGTTACCTCGAGGTGAGAAGCCCAACCCTTTAAGACAAAAGAATGCCAAGGTGAACCAGCTTCTCAAGGTTTCCCTGCCGAAGCTTGCCAATGTGCAGCTCCTTGATATAGACGGGGGCTTCGTGCACTCGGACGGTGCCATCTCCTGCCACGACATGTTTGATTTTCTTCATCTCACAGGAGGGGGCTATGCAAAGATCTGCAAACCCCTCCATGAACTGATCATGCAGTTGCTGGAGGAAACACCGGAGGAGAAGCAGACCACCATTGCTTGA